A genomic stretch from Candidatus Latescibacterota bacterium includes:
- a CDS encoding dUTP diphosphatase, which produces MQRELNRYTFEQNALGEGYDAIAGNRDLQNTWLRNYALAMSQELSELVDSTNWKWWRTKVDLFDEQNIKVELVDILHFWVSACQVMGLSAEDVHRMYMQKNAVNRKRQDSGYLKKDEADNRGIG; this is translated from the coding sequence ATGCAGCGGGAGCTGAACCGCTACACCTTCGAGCAGAACGCGCTGGGGGAGGGCTACGACGCCATCGCCGGCAACCGCGACCTGCAGAACACCTGGCTGCGCAACTACGCCCTGGCCATGAGCCAGGAGCTGTCCGAACTGGTGGACTCCACCAACTGGAAATGGTGGCGCACCAAGGTGGACCTCTTCGACGAGCAGAACATCAAGGTGGAGCTGGTGGACATCCTCCACTTCTGGGTGAGCGCCTGCCAGGTGATGGGGCTGAGCGCCGAGGACGTCCACCGCATGTACATGCAGAAGAACGCCGTCAACCGGAAGCGGCAGGACAGCGGCTACCTGAAGAAGGACGAGGCCGACAACCGCGGCATCGGCTAG